GCCTCCGCCAGCCGACCGCGCAGCGACCGCCGCCATCGAGCGGGGGCTGCGCGCCGTCCTGCGCTGGGTGGACCAGGGAGCGGCGGGGGTGGACGCGGGCGCCATGGCGGAGTGGGAGCGGGAGCTTCTCCTGGCGAGCTGGGACCCCGGCGCGCGGCTTCCCCTCGCCGTGCTGGCGCGCGAGCTGGCCGAGGCGGAGGGGCCGGAGCCGGAGCGCGTGGCCTGGGCGTGCCTGTGCGTGACCGAGTGGGCGCTGGAGAGCGGCGCGGTGGCGGCGGGGCTCGCCTTCGCCGAGGCGGCGGCGCGCGCATGGCCGGACCAGGGACGCTACGCCTGGGCCGCTGGAAGGCTCCTGCGCGCGCATGGCAGGGAGGAGGAGGCCGAGACGTGGCTGCGCCGTGCCGCCCAGCTCGCGGGGCGCGCGGGAGACTGGGAGGGGCAGGCCCGGTCGCTCGTCGAGCTGGTACCGCCGTGGCAGGAGGGCGCGCCGCGGGATGGCCACGAGAAGGAGGCGCCGGCCATATGATGGGGCGCGGAGCGGGCGTGGCGAGGCTACGGCGAATCGGCGGCGTAGCTCCGGCGGAGCTCCGTCAGCCATTCGGGCGGCGTGGTCCCGCCGCGGCTGCAGTGGCGATGGAGGACCTCCACCAGCTCCGCGGCAGCGGCGTCGCGGCGCGCCACGGGGAGGTGCTTGGTAAGCAGGTCCAGCGCGGCGGCCGCCGTCTCGACGGTGAGGTCGGTCTGCTGGCGGCCGGCCTCGCGCACGTACCACTCGGCCAGCTTCCGCGCCGTCTTCACGTACGGATCGGCGCCGTCCAGAAAGCCGCGCAGCCCGGTGGGGCTCATCCCGATGTCGCGGGCCGCCTGGCGCAGCGAAGTCGAGTCGACGAAGAGCCGCGCCGCCTCGCGCAGGGTGTCCAGGGACGCAGCGTCCCTCGGGGGCGCGGTCAAGCGCCGGCCCCCGGTTTGGCCGCGCGGTGCGCGGTCCGTCCATTTTCGATTCGGTTACACTGGGTAGACTATCTCCTGCGCGCGCTCTCCACAAGCCCTTACTTGCGGGCCAATGCGGCGCCATCCGTGCGCCGCCCGCCCGCGCCCGCCTCTGAGACGGACGCGGGCGCGGGAAAGGCTGTCCAGTAGTGGCGTGCTACTGGCTGGGGCGGGTACCCGCGTGATTGCGCGCGAGCGTCAGCAGGTCCTGGAGCCGCTCGTCGCGCCGACTGCCGGCGCTGGGGACGCGCCGCGAGGTGAGCGTGTCCGTGCCCGGCTGGAGCGCCTCGCCGTAGAGGAGGTCGCCCGTCTCGGTGACGATGTAGCGCCCGATCTCCCCCGTCTCGGACTGGAGCTGGATGACGGTGGCGCCCACCAGGCCGATCACGGAGACGGTGAGCCGGTCCCAGCGGTCGGAGTACGGGCGGAACACGGCGAAGGGCACGCCCTGCGTCCCCTCCGGGATGGTGCGCAGCGTGGGGATCAGGTGCTCGTCCATCCCCAGGTCCGCGATGGCCCAGCGCGTGTTGCGGGGGATGGGGACCGTCGCCGTGCGCGCGCCGGAGACCTGGAGCCGGGTGCCGCGCCGCTGCACCTGGAGAGCGATGGCGGTGTCCGCGCTCGTCCAGAGCACGGTGTAGCTGCGGGGGAGGTCCTGGTCGAACTCGCTGCGGGCGGTGCCCTGCAGCCCGTCCTGGCGCTCCAGGCCGCTCTCGATCCCTTCGCGCGAGCGGGCGACGGTGTGGGTCAGCAGCACCTTTTCCCCCGCCATGGTGACGGAGGTGTCGCCCAGGGGGAGCGAGCGGTGCGCGGGGGCCTGCGCGGCGAGCGCGGCGGGGAGGGCCAGCAGGGCCAGCGCGAGAGGGATGCGCATGAGAGGGGCCTCACGGGGTTTCGGCTATCGCTTGCGGCGCTTTCGCCGCGCGACGTCCAGCGCCTTGTGTACCCAGGGGCGGAGCCGGTCCGGCTCTTCCAGCAGCTCGGCGGGAAGCTCGTAGTACTGCATAACGTGCGAGTCGTCACCGAACGGACGGAACGGGCCCATCCCGGCGGCTTCGAAGTCCGCGCGGTTGGTGTCGTCCACCTTGAGGTACACCGAGTCGTCGTCCAGCAGCGCAAAGAACAGTCCGCCGGAATATACCCCTACCCCGCCGAACATGCTGCGTGCCGTCACGGGCTCCACGCGCCCGAGCTGCTCCAGGACGTACTCCCGGTACTCCGCGGATACGGGCATCGGTTTTCGGATGAAGTGTGAACAGGGTCCGCCGAGAAGCGGCGAGGGCCAGAACTTGCGACCGGATGAAAAATGGAGACAACCAGGAAATTCTTCGGACACACCCGCCAGCGAGGTGCCGTCATGGCTCGCACCGGACGCAGGGAGACGGAGCTCCGCCTATCGGTGGACGCCCACTTCCTCCAGGAGTTGCAGGACAAGCTCGGAGTGGACCGTGCGACCGATGTCGGGCGTGCCGCGCTGACCATCTTGAACTGGGCCGCGGACGAGGCGAGCAGGGGACGCGTGATCCTCTCGTCCACGTCGAAAGGCGAGGACATCCACCGGCTCGTCATGCCCGAGCTCACCACCGCTGCCCGAAGATGCTGAGGCTCGATCCGATATGAGCACGCACAACGGCACGACACTGGACATTCAGGAAGTCGAGTTGGTGACTCCGCCCGAAGCTCCCGCCGGCACCCCGCTATCCGAGAAAGAGCGGGCGGGCGTGAATCTCACGTGGGGAGTGCTGGGGCTGATCGCGCTCTTTCTGCTGCTCGTGATCACCTTTCTCTGGCGTCGGGAAGCCACGCTGACCCCACTCCCGTCGCCGGCGAGGGGTGCGGCGGCGCTCGACACCATCCGCTTCAGGCTCGTAAGCGGGGAACGGACCGCGTTCCGCGAGTTCTGGCTCCGGATGGTCCAGATGGTCCTCGTGAACGTCCTCCTGCCGGTGCTCACCGCGTTGCTGGGGTACGTGTTCGGAACCCAGGTTTCGCGCCGCGGCACCGAGGCGTAGCCGCGCGTCGCGCCTACTCTGCCGGCG
This genomic window from Longimicrobium sp. contains:
- a CDS encoding TfoX/Sxy family protein, which gives rise to MPVSAEYREYVLEQLGRVEPVTARSMFGGVGVYSGGLFFALLDDDSVYLKVDDTNRADFEAAGMGPFRPFGDDSHVMQYYELPAELLEEPDRLRPWVHKALDVARRKRRKR